One genomic segment of Laspinema palackyanum D2c includes these proteins:
- a CDS encoding DUF3134 domain-containing protein, with translation MYNPSLREESRYKIADVIPLQQETSILDWLESNGRLIAREDKENEYAIDEEEIAALMSVEDSTYDDDDDDNELVEED, from the coding sequence ATGTACAACCCGTCTCTACGCGAAGAATCTCGTTATAAAATTGCTGATGTGATTCCTTTGCAACAAGAAACGTCTATCCTTGATTGGCTAGAATCCAATGGTCGCTTGATTGCCCGGGAGGACAAAGAGAATGAGTATGCCATTGATGAAGAAGAAATTGCTGCACTCATGTCTGTAGAAGATAGCACCTACGATGACGATGATGATGATAATGAGTTAGTTGAGGAAGACTAA
- the mraY gene encoding phospho-N-acetylmuramoyl-pentapeptide-transferase has protein sequence MGAVQSLNLSGTRLFWLLTVAVTGASLILDGLSGRIANLGETLTLPLFACTLATVAVGYWVVPALQRLKTGQVIREDGPQSHLKKAGTPTMGGVFFIPVATLVALIWSGFAPEATASVALTLSYGFIGWLDDWQILRRKSNKGISPKMKLALQFGFGALFCLGLALTQPPTITNITLPFGIVLPLGFFFWVLAQFVLVAESNATNLTDGVDGLMGGTGAVAFLGLGGLVASTHPSLGIFCACISGSCIGFVAYNRNPARVFMGDTGSLALGGALAAVALTSDSLWALFILSGLFFVESLSVIAQVLYYKATKGPDGIGKRLFKMAPIHHHLELSGWSELQIVAAFYVICGVLAILGLTLG, from the coding sequence ATGGGAGCGGTTCAGTCGTTGAACCTGTCAGGAACTCGTTTATTTTGGCTCTTAACCGTTGCCGTGACTGGGGCATCGCTCATCCTGGATGGGTTGAGTGGGAGAATCGCCAATCTCGGTGAAACCTTGACCCTACCCCTGTTTGCCTGTACTTTGGCAACGGTTGCCGTGGGGTACTGGGTGGTTCCCGCCCTGCAACGACTCAAAACTGGACAAGTGATTCGAGAGGATGGTCCTCAAAGTCATTTGAAAAAAGCAGGCACTCCGACAATGGGCGGGGTGTTTTTTATTCCGGTGGCAACCCTGGTGGCGCTGATTTGGTCGGGGTTTGCACCGGAGGCGACTGCCTCCGTCGCCCTCACCCTCAGTTATGGTTTTATTGGCTGGTTGGATGACTGGCAAATTCTGAGGCGCAAGTCGAATAAAGGCATTTCTCCAAAAATGAAATTGGCCTTACAATTCGGTTTCGGCGCACTCTTTTGTTTGGGATTAGCCTTAACTCAACCCCCAACCATTACCAATATTACCCTCCCCTTTGGCATCGTTTTACCCTTGGGTTTCTTCTTTTGGGTCCTAGCCCAATTTGTCCTAGTTGCCGAAAGTAATGCCACCAATTTAACCGATGGCGTGGATGGATTGATGGGAGGAACTGGGGCCGTTGCCTTTTTGGGATTAGGTGGGTTAGTCGCCTCCACCCATCCCAGTTTAGGAATTTTCTGTGCCTGCATCAGTGGTAGCTGTATCGGTTTTGTCGCCTATAATCGCAACCCAGCGCGGGTCTTTATGGGGGATACCGGGTCTCTTGCCTTGGGCGGTGCCTTAGCTGCCGTTGCTCTAACCAGTGATAGTCTTTGGGCTTTATTTATCCTCAGTGGACTGTTCTTTGTAGAATCCCTCTCGGTAATTGCCCAAGTGCTTTATTATAAGGCCACCAAAGGACCCGATGGCATTGGCAAACGCTTATTTAAAATGGCTCCAATTCATCATCATTTAGAACTGAGTGGCTGGTCAGAATTGCAAATCGTCGCTGCATTTTATGTGATTTGTGGGGTTCTGGCTATCCTCGGTCTGACTTTAGGTTAA
- a CDS encoding glycosyltransferase → MNPEPISQPMPPSFLPPVSVVVPVYNGEQDLPDLIECLRSQTYPPQKVEYIIVDNNSSDRTPTLLQDAVQNTPEITLRALSEPQIQSSYAARNTGIRAATGEFIAFTDADCRPEPNWLFSLIQPFIQENLGIVVGEIAAFPGNNILEQYAEREETLSQKHTLAHPFCPYGQTANLGIRRSIFAEVGLFRSYLTTGGDADICWRILRETEWKFEFAPTAIVKHRHRTTLKALQSQWRRYGKSNRYLHELHGIDLMRELDQREYLYRLTRWVLKELPLNTLKAVAQKATLADILSTPIGLICTQARSQGQREANLSETARKIDSL, encoded by the coding sequence ATGAACCCTGAACCTATATCCCAACCGATGCCTCCCTCGTTTTTGCCCCCGGTATCCGTCGTGGTGCCGGTTTATAATGGCGAACAAGATTTACCTGACTTGATAGAGTGCCTGCGATCGCAAACCTATCCCCCTCAGAAGGTAGAGTATATTATTGTGGATAACAATAGCAGCGATCGCACCCCAACCCTCCTCCAAGATGCGGTTCAAAACACCCCAGAAATCACCCTTCGTGCCCTTAGCGAACCACAAATCCAAAGTTCCTACGCCGCCCGTAACACCGGCATCCGCGCCGCCACGGGGGAATTCATCGCCTTTACCGATGCCGATTGTCGTCCGGAACCCAACTGGTTATTCTCCTTAATTCAGCCCTTTATTCAAGAAAATTTGGGAATTGTGGTGGGAGAAATTGCCGCATTCCCCGGAAATAACATCTTAGAACAATATGCGGAACGGGAAGAAACTCTCTCTCAAAAACATACCTTAGCTCATCCCTTTTGTCCCTACGGACAAACGGCAAATCTGGGCATTCGCCGGTCTATTTTTGCCGAAGTTGGGTTATTTCGCAGTTATCTAACAACCGGAGGAGATGCGGATATCTGCTGGCGCATCCTCAGAGAAACCGAATGGAAGTTTGAATTTGCCCCAACTGCGATCGTCAAACATCGCCATCGGACAACCTTGAAAGCGTTACAAAGTCAATGGCGCAGATATGGCAAATCCAATCGCTACTTACATGAACTCCACGGAATTGATTTGATGAGAGAGTTGGACCAACGGGAATATCTTTATCGATTAACTCGCTGGGTTTTAAAAGAGTTACCTCTAAATACCTTAAAAGCAGTTGCCCAAAAAGCCACCCTAGCAGATATCCTATCAACTCCCATCGGTTTAATCTGTACCCAAGCGCGATCGCAAGGTCAACGAGAAGCTAACCTATCAGAAACCGCCCGAAAAATTGATTCCCTATAA
- a CDS encoding HAD family hydrolase, producing the protein MSELRAVIFDVDGTLAETERDAHRPAFNRAFSEAGLDWEWSVEFYGELLEIGGGKERIRHYVQQYQSDFPIPNQNLDQFVIDLHEIKNKYFGQLVVDRIPLRPGVMRLMQEAQREGVRLAIATTSDPHNVEALLKSAISQDGPSWFEVIAAGDMVPVKKPEPDVYQYALQALNLQPEDCLAIEDSNQGLLAAKAAGVKTVITVNNYTRNQDFSGAELVIDSLGEPDEPFRVLSGDAGEATYFDLALARRLHQRG; encoded by the coding sequence ATGAGTGAACTGCGGGCTGTGATTTTTGATGTGGATGGGACTCTGGCTGAAACTGAGCGAGATGCTCATCGTCCCGCGTTTAACCGGGCATTTTCGGAGGCGGGATTAGATTGGGAATGGTCGGTAGAGTTTTATGGAGAATTATTAGAGATTGGGGGAGGGAAGGAACGAATCCGCCATTATGTGCAGCAGTATCAGTCAGATTTCCCCATTCCCAATCAAAATTTAGATCAGTTTGTTATCGATTTGCATGAGATTAAAAATAAGTATTTTGGTCAGTTAGTGGTGGATAGAATTCCCTTACGTCCTGGGGTGATGCGGTTAATGCAGGAAGCGCAACGGGAGGGAGTACGTCTGGCGATCGCCACGACTTCTGATCCCCATAATGTCGAGGCGTTGTTAAAAAGTGCAATTTCCCAGGATGGTCCGAGTTGGTTTGAAGTGATTGCGGCGGGGGATATGGTTCCGGTTAAAAAGCCCGAACCGGATGTCTATCAATATGCTCTCCAGGCTTTAAATTTACAACCGGAGGATTGTTTGGCGATCGAGGATTCCAATCAAGGATTATTAGCAGCTAAAGCGGCTGGGGTAAAAACGGTAATTACAGTTAATAATTATACCCGCAATCAAGATTTTTCTGGGGCAGAATTGGTGATAGATTCTCTGGGGGAACCGGATGAACCGTTTAGGGTTTTATCTGGAGATGCCGGTGAAGCGACTTATTTTGATTTGGCATTGGCGCGACGGTTGCATCAGAGGGGATGA
- a CDS encoding DUF1830 domain-containing protein: MAQLQAPEAAIGNGTDILCCYVNITSKIQIIRICNIANWYFERVMFPGQRLLFKAPEQSLLEVHTGGTAGAILSDTIPCDRLICDE; the protein is encoded by the coding sequence ATGGCTCAACTCCAGGCTCCCGAAGCAGCTATAGGTAATGGTACCGATATTCTTTGTTGCTACGTTAACATTACAAGCAAAATTCAGATTATCCGAATCTGTAATATTGCCAATTGGTATTTTGAACGGGTGATGTTTCCCGGTCAACGGCTCCTGTTTAAGGCCCCTGAGCAGTCCCTGTTAGAAGTCCATACGGGAGGAACGGCAGGGGCGATTCTCTCGGATACGATTCCTTGCGATCGCCTGATTTGTGACGAATAG
- a CDS encoding M48 family peptidase: MIRIQGIVKAAQIARSQLQAGVPPSRLVSFQEFIQETLGKIDEICANANISPAQLPTPSRKAYQFLAQIDLSNLPVASPNSPAVSVQPIRLKNIRNQQQQVLAAIASILANPKNSHSQQQHLLKSLQETVATIERICTQQNATPAQLSKTARQTYAWIKFLTAESNLERHLSATRRTQKLAEEMLWSQMHHPCKTIAVEFTNITHLYKGQIGPLEAKAQINEAFINANDEILAVLVRLAFRGKNQADSQAIKEYALSDDYSEVVLELDLIADTESENPQGKCYNLDRLFHTVNREYFGGKMVKPRLSWNRSFTTRKFGHYERGRDRVVLSISLDSDRVPQYVVEFVLYHELLHKQHEGKWVNGRLNVHTPEFRQDEQKFRKYKEADQWLTHLASQ; encoded by the coding sequence ATGATTCGGATTCAGGGAATCGTCAAAGCAGCACAAATCGCCCGAAGTCAGTTACAGGCAGGAGTCCCTCCCAGTCGCCTGGTCAGTTTTCAGGAATTCATCCAAGAAACCCTCGGCAAGATTGACGAAATCTGTGCCAACGCCAATATCAGTCCCGCGCAACTCCCGACACCCTCGCGCAAAGCATATCAGTTCCTGGCACAAATCGACTTATCCAACCTGCCTGTCGCATCCCCGAATAGTCCGGCAGTATCCGTACAACCGATTCGCCTGAAAAATATTCGCAATCAACAACAACAGGTTTTAGCCGCGATCGCCTCCATCCTCGCCAATCCCAAAAACAGTCATTCACAACAACAGCACCTGCTCAAGAGTCTTCAAGAAACCGTTGCTACAATCGAAAGAATCTGCACTCAACAGAATGCCACCCCAGCCCAATTAAGTAAAACCGCCAGACAGACTTATGCTTGGATAAAATTTTTAACTGCCGAGTCAAATTTAGAACGCCATCTGAGTGCCACAAGACGCACCCAAAAACTGGCAGAAGAAATGCTGTGGAGTCAGATGCACCATCCCTGCAAAACTATCGCCGTTGAGTTTACAAATATCACCCATTTGTACAAAGGACAAATTGGCCCACTAGAGGCGAAAGCTCAAATTAATGAAGCCTTTATTAACGCCAACGATGAGATTTTAGCCGTTCTGGTTAGATTAGCCTTTCGGGGCAAAAATCAAGCAGATAGTCAAGCCATTAAAGAGTATGCTCTTTCCGATGACTACAGCGAAGTCGTGTTAGAGCTAGATTTGATAGCGGATACAGAATCCGAGAATCCCCAAGGGAAATGCTATAACCTCGATCGCCTGTTTCACACCGTCAACCGAGAGTATTTTGGGGGCAAAATGGTCAAACCACGCCTAAGCTGGAATCGGTCCTTTACCACCCGCAAATTCGGCCATTACGAACGGGGACGCGATCGCGTGGTGTTGAGTATTAGCTTAGATAGCGATCGGGTTCCGCAATATGTGGTGGAGTTCGTCTTGTATCACGAGTTACTCCATAAACAGCATGAGGGAAAATGGGTGAATGGACGCTTGAATGTGCATACCCCAGAATTTCGCCAAGACGAGCAGAAGTTCCGCAAGTATAAAGAGGCGGATCAATGGCTCACTCATTTAGCATCGCAGTAG
- a CDS encoding SH3 domain-containing protein, translating into MRKFTHSNLPAAFVSLLAIAGGLLTGTAQTLSASTPSWQQAQAQAAQSFCRRTLAPSGLIIRQGPNPNSPQVGFVPFNQQVTLVQGFQGIRGPDGRQWVEIAAPVQGYVSNGYGNTSNLGYCVEQVGTTPVPSTGPTPVNLCREVNGDRAPRGLAIRENPSRLSAYKGGVDAAARVTLVENYQLVRDLNGEPRDWVQITFPINGYISADSLTVCPQG; encoded by the coding sequence ATGAGAAAATTTACTCACTCGAACTTACCCGCAGCATTTGTGAGTTTATTGGCGATCGCCGGAGGATTACTAACGGGAACTGCCCAAACCCTTTCCGCCTCAACGCCCTCCTGGCAACAAGCACAGGCACAGGCAGCCCAGAGTTTCTGCCGTCGCACCCTCGCTCCCTCTGGGTTGATTATTCGCCAAGGACCGAATCCCAACAGTCCCCAGGTGGGATTTGTTCCCTTTAACCAACAAGTGACCCTAGTCCAAGGATTTCAAGGCATCCGAGGACCCGACGGACGTCAATGGGTCGAAATTGCTGCCCCCGTGCAGGGATATGTATCTAATGGATATGGCAATACCAGCAATTTGGGCTATTGTGTCGAACAAGTGGGAACCACTCCCGTACCCAGTACCGGACCCACCCCGGTTAACTTATGCCGAGAAGTCAATGGCGATCGCGCACCCCGAGGGTTAGCCATTCGCGAAAACCCGTCCCGCCTTTCCGCCTACAAAGGCGGAGTAGATGCGGCTGCACGAGTCACCTTAGTTGAAAACTATCAACTCGTCCGAGATCTCAATGGCGAACCCCGAGATTGGGTTCAAATTACGTTCCCGATTAATGGTTATATTTCCGCTGACAGTTTAACCGTCTGTCCCCAAGGTTAA
- a CDS encoding mechanosensitive ion channel family protein, translating to MLKHNLIKVNLRRTAYLGGFLLGAMMAIASPSFAQEEMPMPQSSPATEESVPGLTEPFFADVVVKNRPIFQVGSVGNLSARERAQIINRRLSSLIGQSETADSITVQYNQTENYATLQVNNRVIMTVIEQDAEDFGVANAQILANQWAEELNEALDRPPLAIDVAQRLNATVRNLLQDAIGNLPSLVGALIVILLTWGFAIAVRRIAYSWAQKTEGDHSTELLISRLGYGAIWVIGWVIALGVLGLDFAALLGALGLTSVAIGFSLKDVLSNYIAGVILLAVRPFRIGDQIAIGDYEGTVTEVQLRATTIRTYDGRLIYIPNQEVFSSSITNNTASPRRRTSVMVGIDYDADINQAKAAILKALNELDLVEPSPAPEVLVQELAASTINLEIRFWVDSRRAEFLEMTSQGAQRIKEALDRANIEMPTEIYTLTFRNLPPSIQSSPPQG from the coding sequence ATGTTAAAACACAACCTAATCAAAGTAAATCTGAGGAGGACAGCTTACCTGGGGGGGTTCCTCTTAGGCGCGATGATGGCGATCGCTTCCCCGAGTTTCGCACAAGAGGAGATGCCGATGCCTCAATCCTCTCCGGCAACGGAGGAGAGCGTCCCTGGGTTGACTGAACCCTTTTTTGCCGATGTCGTTGTGAAAAACCGACCTATTTTTCAAGTCGGCAGTGTGGGAAATCTGAGCGCACGAGAGCGCGCACAGATTATCAACCGACGCCTAAGCAGTTTGATAGGTCAATCGGAAACCGCAGACTCGATTACTGTTCAGTATAATCAGACCGAAAATTATGCAACCTTGCAAGTCAACAACCGCGTGATTATGACGGTAATCGAGCAGGATGCCGAGGATTTTGGGGTTGCAAATGCTCAAATTTTAGCCAATCAGTGGGCGGAGGAATTGAACGAAGCTCTTGATCGTCCTCCCCTGGCGATCGATGTCGCCCAACGCCTCAATGCCACGGTGCGGAATTTACTTCAAGATGCAATTGGTAACTTACCCTCGCTGGTGGGAGCATTAATTGTCATCTTATTAACTTGGGGTTTTGCTATTGCTGTCCGTCGGATTGCCTATAGTTGGGCGCAAAAAACCGAAGGCGATCACAGTACAGAACTGTTGATTTCTCGCTTGGGTTATGGGGCGATTTGGGTGATAGGTTGGGTGATTGCCTTGGGCGTTTTAGGGCTAGATTTTGCCGCGTTACTCGGAGCATTAGGACTCACCAGTGTGGCGATTGGTTTTAGTTTAAAAGATGTTTTAAGTAACTACATTGCCGGAGTGATTCTGCTGGCAGTTCGTCCCTTCCGGATTGGGGACCAGATTGCGATCGGTGACTATGAAGGCACCGTCACCGAAGTTCAACTCCGCGCCACCACCATCAGAACTTATGATGGACGGCTGATTTATATTCCAAATCAAGAAGTCTTTTCATCCAGTATTACGAACAATACCGCTTCACCTCGGCGACGCACATCGGTGATGGTTGGTATTGATTATGACGCCGACATTAACCAAGCGAAAGCCGCAATTTTAAAAGCCCTTAATGAACTTGACTTAGTAGAACCCAGTCCGGCACCTGAAGTCCTCGTTCAGGAATTAGCTGCCAGTACGATTAATTTAGAAATTCGCTTTTGGGTGGATTCCCGACGAGCCGAGTTTCTGGAAATGACCTCTCAGGGCGCTCAAAGAATTAAAGAGGCATTAGACCGCGCAAACATTGAAATGCCGACGGAAATTTATACGCTAACTTTTCGGAATTTACCTCCCTCGATTCAGTCCTCCCCACCCCAAGGCTAA
- a CDS encoding DUF928 domain-containing protein, whose product MPGQKSPLSLIPLGSAVFVAIAIVSRLSTPLQATATAGEILRETRPGELLTQGDPLDPPRDNPSPLQGSAGGTRFYQPPIEPPLRQIPLNNGIRGKCPIDRQIPSEPLTALMPSSGVGLTTAGNSTTFFIYLPTTSALTGEFVLQDETGTEQLYQMMVELTNTPGIIRFTVPLQELSLKSGEYYRWYFSILCDPSDRAADLFVSGWIQPMDVSPSLMADLENAATPLERAEIYGQNGFWYPTLELLADMQQSPTNFSTEAKIGWDELLSAEVVNLEFLVNQPFLECCEIENKPLPTQP is encoded by the coding sequence ATGCCTGGGCAAAAGTCCCCTCTATCTCTAATTCCCCTTGGGTCCGCCGTCTTCGTGGCGATCGCCATCGTCTCTCGCCTGTCAACACCGCTACAGGCAACCGCCACCGCCGGAGAAATCCTCCGCGAAACTCGACCCGGGGAACTGCTCACCCAAGGGGACCCTCTGGATCCGCCTAGGGATAACCCCTCTCCCTTACAGGGTTCGGCAGGAGGCACTCGGTTTTATCAGCCGCCAATAGAACCTCCATTGCGCCAGATTCCCCTTAATAATGGAATTCGCGGCAAATGTCCCATTGATCGCCAGATCCCTTCGGAACCCCTCACTGCCTTGATGCCTTCCTCTGGGGTGGGGTTAACCACAGCAGGAAATTCCACCACCTTTTTTATCTATTTGCCCACGACTTCAGCCCTCACAGGGGAATTTGTGCTGCAAGATGAGACGGGGACAGAACAGCTTTATCAGATGATGGTGGAACTCACCAATACCCCCGGTATTATCCGGTTCACCGTTCCCCTCCAGGAGCTATCTTTAAAGAGTGGCGAGTATTATAGGTGGTACTTTAGTATCCTGTGCGATCCGAGCGATCGCGCCGCAGATTTGTTTGTCTCGGGATGGATTCAACCGATGGATGTGAGTCCAAGCTTAATGGCGGACCTGGAAAATGCCGCAACTCCCCTGGAACGCGCTGAAATTTATGGACAAAATGGCTTTTGGTATCCCACCCTGGAACTGTTAGCCGATATGCAGCAGTCGCCCACTAATTTTTCCACCGAAGCAAAAATCGGGTGGGATGAACTGTTGAGTGCTGAGGTTGTTAATCTCGAATTTCTGGTCAATCAACCGTTTTTAGAATGCTGTGAAATAGAAAATAAACCCCTACCAACCCAGCCCTAA
- a CDS encoding CHASE2 domain-containing protein encodes MFNRNVPKPGFFIRQSPDVTAKKIKQVLWEWRGIFITAPTVAILTIALRSLGVLQLLEWATLDLFFRWRPMEPTDSRIAIVAINESDIQRAKTWPISDQVLAQLLETIKSHEPAVIGLDIYRDLPVEPGHEQLTKVFASTPNLIGIQKVTGNAYGDSVGPPTQLSELGQVGAADILLDRDGKVRRILLSVKDRNNKTIYSFPVKLALEYLKPQGIGFELLDRERYKLGLGKTSFVRLTATDGGYMGVDAGGIQILFNPRNHLCRSWIPHCNVFDTVSMTAVLENQISPDFFRDRIVLIGSTAASLKDRFFTSYSNSWVTSPAGVEVHADALSQLLSGALEGRRSIAVWSDSVEGFWIFLWSGVGAILGWRFLRIRSKIMLLALVSGGSIGGGFLVFLAGWWIPVVPPLLALISSAVAMVGYTAYIESENRQTVMNLLGQHVSPKIAQAVWNSRHELLKEGQILGQQMTATVLFTDLQGFTRITEQSDAQTLMLWLNEYMKAMSGIVLDHDGVVDKFIGDAIMAVFGVPIPRTRPDEIAGDAIAAVACAVAMGKKLRSLNQQWQAQGRPTVAMRVGISTGTVFAGSLGSRQRLNYTVLGDTVNVAARLESYDKTLDGGICRILIGEETYHYIQGQFSTQCIGSVQLKGRQQPVNIYQVLT; translated from the coding sequence ATGTTTAATCGAAATGTACCCAAACCCGGATTTTTTATCAGACAGTCTCCCGATGTGACGGCGAAAAAAATTAAACAGGTTTTATGGGAATGGCGCGGGATATTCATCACCGCTCCCACCGTGGCAATTTTGACCATTGCCCTGCGAAGTTTAGGCGTCTTGCAACTACTAGAATGGGCCACCCTTGACCTATTTTTTCGGTGGCGTCCTATGGAACCCACCGATTCGCGGATTGCCATTGTTGCCATCAATGAATCGGACATTCAACGGGCTAAAACCTGGCCGATTTCTGACCAAGTGTTAGCGCAATTACTGGAAACCATTAAAAGTCATGAACCTGCCGTGATTGGACTCGATATTTATCGAGACCTCCCCGTAGAACCGGGACATGAGCAGCTCACCAAGGTGTTCGCTTCAACGCCGAACTTAATCGGAATTCAGAAAGTAACCGGAAATGCTTATGGGGATTCCGTTGGCCCTCCGACTCAATTAAGCGAACTCGGACAGGTGGGGGCGGCAGATATTCTATTAGACCGTGATGGCAAAGTTCGGCGGATTTTACTGTCCGTTAAGGATAGAAATAATAAAACTATTTATAGTTTTCCGGTAAAATTGGCGTTAGAGTATTTAAAACCCCAGGGCATCGGATTTGAATTACTAGACCGGGAACGGTATAAACTGGGATTGGGAAAAACCTCGTTTGTCCGCTTGACTGCAACTGATGGCGGTTATATGGGCGTCGATGCCGGAGGGATTCAAATTTTGTTCAACCCTCGTAATCATCTTTGCCGAAGTTGGATCCCACATTGCAATGTTTTTGATACAGTCTCTATGACTGCTGTTTTAGAAAACCAGATTTCCCCGGATTTTTTTCGCGATCGCATTGTATTAATTGGCTCTACCGCAGCGAGTCTTAAAGATAGATTTTTTACATCCTATAGCAATAGCTGGGTCACCTCACCCGCAGGGGTTGAAGTTCATGCAGATGCCTTGTCTCAGTTATTAAGTGGGGCCCTGGAGGGAAGACGGTCCATCGCTGTTTGGTCCGATTCAGTGGAGGGGTTCTGGATTTTCCTATGGTCTGGAGTGGGTGCAATATTAGGCTGGAGATTCTTGCGAATTCGCTCCAAAATTATGCTCTTAGCCCTAGTCTCTGGGGGGTCGATTGGCGGAGGATTTTTAGTCTTTTTAGCGGGGTGGTGGATACCCGTTGTTCCCCCCTTACTGGCGTTAATCAGTTCAGCAGTAGCAATGGTCGGCTATACTGCTTATATCGAAAGTGAAAACCGCCAAACCGTGATGAATTTGTTGGGTCAGCACGTTTCCCCAAAAATTGCTCAAGCGGTCTGGAATAGTCGTCATGAATTACTCAAAGAAGGGCAGATTTTAGGGCAGCAAATGACCGCAACGGTCCTATTTACCGACCTGCAAGGGTTTACTCGAATTACCGAACAAAGCGATGCTCAAACCTTAATGCTGTGGCTGAATGAGTATATGAAAGCCATGTCAGGGATTGTGTTAGACCATGATGGAGTGGTGGATAAATTTATTGGGGATGCCATTATGGCGGTGTTTGGGGTGCCGATTCCCCGGACCCGACCAGATGAAATCGCCGGAGATGCGATCGCCGCTGTTGCTTGTGCCGTCGCGATGGGGAAAAAATTGCGATCGCTCAATCAACAATGGCAAGCCCAAGGGCGTCCCACCGTCGCCATGCGCGTTGGCATCTCCACCGGCACAGTCTTCGCCGGAAGTCTCGGCTCTCGCCAACGGTTGAATTATACCGTACTAGGAGATACTGTCAACGTCGCCGCCCGATTAGAAAGTTACGATAAAACCTTAGACGGGGGGATTTGTAGAATTTTAATCGGGGAAGAAACCTATCACTATATTCAGGGACAATTTTCCACCCAATGTATCGGGAGCGTCCAATTAAAAGGACGACAACAGCCGGTGAATATCTATCAGGTTTTGACCTAG
- the xseA gene encoding exodeoxyribonuclease VII large subunit — protein MNESNTYQMLTDTALSVAGLTAYIQELLELDSQLRQVWVMGEVSSANHHRSGLFFTLQEPDGSATIRCVVWNSQLEKLVQMPSRGEQILVLGSIRMYPKRGEYQLTVWQGFPAGEGLQALRYRQLRSRLEAEGLFDADRKRRLPRHPQIIAVVSSPQAAAWGDIQRTLNQRYPGLRVLLSPATVQGELAPASIASAIARVEADNRAEVLILARGGGASEDLACFNDERVVRAISQCSIPVITGIGHERDESLADLVADVRTSTPTAAAEIVVPELASLYAEHRYRVERVKAAMVEQMAQEVEGINQLRSRLYRLPLERQLKEDWQSLQWLQKRLVQATLKQGDRAQQHCELLRQKLGTLDPQKVLQRGYAVLKKEDGAIARSSSELVAGDEAIVQLAQGQVKVQITEILE, from the coding sequence ATGAATGAGTCGAACACCTATCAAATGCTGACGGATACGGCCCTATCGGTGGCTGGATTAACCGCCTACATCCAAGAGTTGTTGGAGTTGGATTCTCAACTGCGGCAAGTCTGGGTGATGGGGGAGGTTTCGAGTGCCAATCACCATCGCAGTGGGCTGTTTTTCACGTTGCAGGAACCGGACGGGAGTGCGACGATTCGCTGTGTGGTTTGGAATTCTCAGCTTGAAAAGTTGGTGCAGATGCCTTCCAGGGGGGAGCAAATTTTGGTGTTGGGCAGTATTCGGATGTATCCGAAGCGGGGAGAGTATCAGTTGACGGTGTGGCAGGGGTTTCCGGCAGGGGAAGGGTTGCAGGCCCTGCGCTACCGCCAGTTGCGATCGCGCTTGGAAGCAGAAGGGTTATTTGATGCGGACCGAAAGCGCCGGTTACCGCGTCATCCGCAGATTATCGCGGTGGTGTCGTCTCCCCAGGCGGCAGCATGGGGGGATATTCAGCGAACGCTCAATCAGCGTTATCCGGGATTGCGGGTGTTGCTGTCTCCGGCAACGGTCCAGGGGGAATTGGCCCCGGCTTCTATTGCTTCGGCGATCGCCCGGGTGGAGGCAGATAATCGCGCTGAGGTGCTGATTTTGGCCCGGGGTGGTGGGGCTTCGGAGGATTTGGCTTGTTTTAATGATGAACGAGTGGTGAGGGCGATTTCCCAATGTTCGATTCCAGTAATTACGGGAATTGGACATGAACGAGATGAATCCCTGGCAGATTTAGTGGCGGATGTTAGAACTTCCACTCCCACTGCTGCGGCTGAAATTGTGGTTCCAGAATTGGCGAGTTTGTATGCAGAACATCGCTACCGGGTGGAACGGGTAAAAGCGGCGATGGTTGAGCAGATGGCACAGGAAGTAGAAGGGATTAATCAGTTGCGATCGCGGTTATATCGGTTACCGTTAGAACGACAGCTTAAGGAAGATTGGCAATCTTTGCAATGGTTGCAAAAAAGACTGGTGCAAGCGACGTTAAAACAAGGCGATCGGGCGCAGCAGCATTGTGAGTTGTTGCGGCAAAAGTTAGGAACGTTGGACCCGCAGAAGGTGTTACAACGGGGCTATGCGGTGTTGAAGAAAGAGGATGGGGCGATCGCTCGTAGTAGCAGTGAGTTAGTTGCAGGAGATGAGGCGATCGTGCAACTGGCTCAAGGTCAGGTGAAGGTGCAAATTACAGAGATTTTGGAATAA